The following proteins come from a genomic window of Scomber japonicus isolate fScoJap1 chromosome 4, fScoJap1.pri, whole genome shotgun sequence:
- the ythdf1 gene encoding YTH domain-containing family protein 1 yields the protein MMSATSIDPQTSKGQDASKAFPVSVQNGSLHQKDTVHDNDFEPYLTGQSNQNNSYQSMTDPYLSSYYAPSIGFPYPLSEAPWSTGGDPPIPYLTPYAPLSNGDHHFMHDTVFGQPGGLSSSIYPHRFNFFPENPAFSAWGTSGSQGQQTQSSAYGGSYSYPPSSLGGTLVPDGQTGFHSDTLSKAPGMNSLEQGMLGLKIGGDVTGSGSGVKNTGSVIGGGGGVAAAVATGNGGTPMGMPPPKPTSWAAIASKPAKLQQQKTKNKPGTPIAGGPLPPPPIKHNMDIDTWDNKGVATKMAPPLPPHHHHHHHQHQHQHHHHQQHHQQHQPQQLHSHPPSLLPPLQQSLQSAQSLVQQMTMQGPPPPPPQSYQNHNSAPTPQTRWIAPRSRNLCYGGGSLDSSGSSNGGGVGNGGGGVGCVPPELGSESHPVLEKLRAAHSYNPKEFDWNLKNGRVFIIKSYSEDDIHRSIKYSIWCSTEHGNKRLDSAFRAMNSKGPVYLLFSVNGSGHFCGVAEMRSPVDYGTSAGVWAQDKWKGKFDVNWLFVKDVPNSQLRHIRLENNDNKPVTNSRDTQEVPLEKAKQVLKIIAQYKHTTSIFDDFSHYEKKQEEEEVVKKSYEPASIPSRSRIDQDRQK from the exons ATGATGTCTGCCACGAGCATTGACCCTCAg ACATCGAAAGGACAAGATGCAAGCAAAG CCTTTCCAGTTTCAGTGCAGAATGGCTCCCTCCACCAGAAGGACACAGTCCATGACAACGACTTCGAGCCCTATCTCACCGGCCAGTCCAATCAG AATAACAGCTATCAATCCATGACAGACCCTTACCTGTCCAGCTACTATGCCCCCTCCATTGGGTTTCCTTACCCCCTCAGTGAGGCTCCGTGGTCTACAGGAGGCGATCCACCAATTCCCTACCTGACACCCTATGCCCCCCTCAGCAATGGAGACCATCACTTCATGCACGACACAGTATTTGGGCAGCCGGGGGggctcagcagcagcatttaCCCACACAGGTTTAACTTCTTCCCAGAGAACCCAGCTTTCTCCGCATGGGGGACCAGTGGCTCCCAGGGCCAGCAGACTCAAAGCTCAGCGTACGGGGGAAGTTACAGCTACCCACCCAGCTCTCTAGGAGGCACATTAGTCCCTGATGGCCAGACGGGTTTCCATAGCGACACCCTGAGCAAGGCTCCAGGTATGAACAGCCTAGAGCAGGGCATGCTGGGCCTAAAAATAGGCGGGGACGTGACAGGAAGCGGCTCGGGTGTGAAGAATACAGGCTCTGTGATCGGTGGCGGCGGTGGTGTAGCTGCAGCTGTCGCCACGGGCAACGGCGGCACACCAATGGGAATGCCCCCTCCGAAGCCTACATCGTGGGCCGCTATAGCTAGTAAACCTGCCAAGCTGCAGCAACAAAAGACCAAGAACAAGCCAGGAACGCCCATAGCTGGAGGACCTCTGCCCCCCCCGCCCATTAAACACAACATGGACATCGATACTTGGGATAATAAAGGTGTCGCTACCAAGATGGCGCCTCCTTTGCCGccccaccaccatcaccaccaccaccaacaccaacaccaacaccaccaccaccaacagcATCACCAACAGCACCAGCCGCAGCAGCTTCACTCCCACCCTCCCAGCCTCTTACCCCCCCTCCAACAGTCCCTACAGTCTGCCCAGTCCCTCGTGCAGCAGATGACCATGCAGggccctccgcctcctcctccgcaGTCTTACCAGAACCACAACTCCGCTCCAACACCTCAGACCCGCTGGATAGCCCCACGCAGTCGCAACCTGTGCTACGGCGGCGGGAGCTTGGACAGCAGTGGCTCCTCTAACGGCGGCGGTGTCGGTAACGGAGGTGGAGGCGTTGGGTGCGTGCCTCCAGAGCTGGGGTCCGAGTCCCACCCGGTCCTGGAGAAGCTGCGAGCTGCCCACAGTTACAACCCGAAGGAGTTCGACTGGAACCTGAAAAACGGCCGAGTGTTCATCATCAAGAGCTACTCCGAGGACGACATCCACCGCTCCATCAAGTACTCCATCTGGTGCAGCACGGAGCACGGCAACAAACGTTTGGACTCGGCCTTCAGAGCGATGAACTCTAAAGGTCCCGTCTACTTGTTGTTCAGCGTCAACGGCAGCGGCCATTTCTGCGGCGTGGCGGAGATGCGCTCGCCTGTGGACTACGGCACCAGCGCGGGTGTTTGGGCGCAGGACAAGTGGAAGGGCAAGTTTGACGTGAACTGGTTGTTTGTTAAGGACGTGCCTAATAGCCAGCTGCGCCACATCCGCCTGGAGAACAATGACAACAAGCCAGTCACCAACTCTCGTGACACTCAAGAGGTTCCTCTGGAGAAGGCGAAGCAGGTGCTCAAGATTATCGCCCAGTACAAACACACCACCTCCATCTTTGATGACTTTTCCCACTAtgagaagaagcaggaggaggaggaggtggtgaaaAAG